The Paenibacillus sp. MBLB1832 genome has a window encoding:
- a CDS encoding UDP-glucose--hexose-1-phosphate uridylyltransferase, translated as MERILRTPQSAALTIERLLQFATQNGLIEPLDVYTSRNALLDLFQLAEPFQGDVPAEKLSSPVSLLEELLDAAWEAGLLEENTTTYRDLLDARIMGLLMPRPSEVVRQFWTLAKTVNVEAATDYFYKQSIDSNYIRMDRIQKNAYWLAETAYGNLEITINLSKPEKDPKEIALLKTLPQSSYPLCLLCVDNLGYAGRVNHPARQNLRVIPLELDSEKWYLQYSPYVYYNEHSIIFHEKHIPMKTTANTFYRLLDFIEQFPHYFIGSNADLPIVGGSILNHDHFQGGRHKFPMEKAPSEKIFSHADYAGVKAAIVKWPMSVVRLSGHNKQQLYRLASKLLDDWRAYSDAEADVLAFSEKDGQRVPHNTITPIARNNARGEYELDLVLRNNRTSEAHPDGIFHPHQHLHHIKKENIGLIEVMGLAVLPGRLQEELADIAKLLTGEAALSRELQSDASHPLHKHADWIVSLLAKHGASLSDDAAKAVLQTEVGSKFMDVLLDAGVFKRDEAGQAAFGRFLAAAGFAQQ; from the coding sequence ATGGAACGCATATTACGAACGCCGCAATCTGCAGCGTTAACAATCGAAAGGCTCCTGCAGTTCGCGACTCAGAATGGGTTGATCGAACCGTTGGATGTGTATACGTCGCGCAATGCCTTGCTGGATTTGTTCCAGCTCGCAGAGCCATTCCAAGGGGATGTGCCTGCTGAGAAATTAAGCAGCCCTGTCAGCCTGTTGGAAGAGCTGTTGGATGCCGCTTGGGAAGCGGGTCTGTTGGAAGAGAACACGACGACATACCGCGATTTGTTGGATGCACGCATCATGGGGCTGCTCATGCCTCGTCCTTCTGAAGTGGTACGTCAGTTCTGGACGCTGGCGAAGACGGTTAATGTGGAAGCAGCGACCGATTACTTTTACAAGCAATCGATCGATTCCAACTACATTCGCATGGACCGTATTCAGAAGAATGCGTATTGGTTAGCCGAAACTGCCTATGGCAACTTGGAGATTACGATCAACCTGTCCAAGCCTGAGAAGGATCCGAAGGAAATTGCATTGCTCAAAACGCTGCCACAAAGCAGCTACCCGCTTTGTCTGCTTTGCGTCGACAATTTGGGCTATGCAGGCCGTGTGAATCACCCGGCTAGACAGAATCTGCGTGTGATCCCGCTGGAGCTGGATAGCGAGAAGTGGTACTTGCAGTACTCACCATATGTGTACTACAACGAGCACAGCATCATCTTCCATGAGAAGCATATTCCGATGAAAACAACGGCGAATACGTTCTACCGTTTGCTGGACTTTATCGAGCAATTCCCGCACTACTTCATCGGTTCCAATGCGGATCTGCCGATCGTTGGGGGATCAATCCTGAATCACGATCATTTCCAAGGGGGACGCCACAAGTTCCCGATGGAGAAAGCGCCAAGTGAGAAAATATTCTCACATGCGGATTATGCTGGCGTGAAGGCGGCAATTGTGAAGTGGCCGATGTCGGTCGTACGCTTGAGCGGGCACAACAAGCAGCAGCTTTACCGCCTGGCGAGCAAGCTGCTCGACGACTGGCGTGCGTACAGTGATGCGGAAGCGGACGTCCTCGCGTTCAGCGAGAAGGACGGACAGCGCGTGCCGCATAACACGATCACGCCGATCGCCCGCAACAATGCGCGGGGCGAGTACGAACTGGATCTGGTGCTGCGGAACAACCGCACCAGCGAGGCGCATCCGGATGGGATTTTCCATCCGCATCAGCACTTGCACCACATCAAGAAGGAGAACATCGGCTTGATCGAGGTCATGGGGCTGGCGGTGCTGCCAGGCCGCCTGCAAGAGGAGCTGGCGGACATCGCCAAGCTGCTCACCGGCGAAGCCGCGCTCAGCCGCGAGCTGCAGAGCGACGCCAGCCATCCGCTGCATAAGCATGCGGATTGGATCGTGTCGCTGCTCGCGAAGCACGGGGCGTCGCTGTCGGACGACGCCGCAAAAGCGGTGCTGCAGACCGAGGTCGGCAGCAAGTTCATGGACGTCCTACTGGACGCAGGCGTCTTCAAGCGCGACGAAGCCGGGCAGGCGGCGTTCGGACGGTTTTTGGCTGCTGCTGGCTTTGCGCAGCAGTAG
- the galE gene encoding UDP-glucose 4-epimerase GalE: protein MAILVTGGAGYIGSHTVAELLAKGEQVVIVDNLQQGHKDALLGGKLYVGDLRDGEFMDKVFSENNIDAIIHFAANSLVGESMTNPAKYYHNNVYGTLCLLEKMNQYGVKRIVFSSTAATYGEPENIPILETDRTLPTNTYGETKLAMEKMMKWFDTAHGIKYVSLRYFNAAGAHAGGQIGEDHSPETHLIPIILQVALGQRAHISVFGEDYATEDGTCVRDYIHVSDLASAHVLAVEKLRGGADSNIYNLGNGTGFSVKQVIDIARKVTGHAIPAVVEPRRAGDPATLIASSERARAELGWKPAHDSLEAIIESAWNWHQNHPNGYEA, encoded by the coding sequence ATGGCAATTCTAGTCACAGGCGGGGCGGGATACATCGGATCCCATACGGTAGCGGAGCTATTGGCTAAAGGCGAGCAAGTCGTTATCGTGGATAACCTTCAACAAGGGCACAAGGATGCGTTGCTCGGCGGTAAGCTGTATGTTGGCGATCTGCGCGACGGCGAGTTCATGGATAAGGTTTTTTCGGAAAATAACATCGATGCCATCATTCATTTTGCAGCGAATTCCCTCGTCGGCGAGAGTATGACCAATCCGGCGAAATATTACCATAACAACGTGTACGGCACGCTTTGCTTGCTGGAGAAAATGAACCAATACGGCGTGAAACGCATCGTCTTCTCCTCGACGGCTGCTACGTATGGCGAGCCTGAGAACATTCCAATTCTTGAAACAGATCGTACTTTGCCGACGAATACGTATGGTGAAACGAAGCTGGCGATGGAAAAAATGATGAAATGGTTCGACACAGCCCACGGCATCAAGTATGTGTCATTGCGTTATTTCAATGCAGCGGGTGCCCATGCTGGCGGCCAAATCGGGGAAGATCACAGCCCGGAGACGCATTTGATTCCGATTATTTTGCAGGTGGCGCTGGGGCAGCGAGCGCATATCTCGGTGTTCGGCGAAGACTATGCGACCGAAGACGGCACATGTGTACGCGACTACATCCATGTCAGCGATCTGGCGAGCGCGCACGTGCTTGCGGTTGAGAAGCTGCGTGGCGGTGCTGACAGTAACATTTACAACCTGGGCAATGGAACGGGCTTTTCTGTGAAGCAAGTGATTGACATTGCGCGCAAAGTGACAGGTCATGCCATCCCAGCTGTTGTTGAGCCTCGCAGAGCGGGCGATCCAGCAACGCTGATTGCTTCCTCCGAGCGTGCAAGAGCGGAGCTTGGCTGGAAGCCTGCGCATGATTCCTTAGAAGCGATCATCGAGAGCGCTTGGAACTGGCACCAAAACCACCCGAATGGGTATGAGGCGTAA
- a CDS encoding galactokinase, which translates to MADLQALKETFIEIYGQSAAKISAFHAPGRVNLIGEHTDYNGGYVFPAALTFGTTLLIRPRQDRNIGFASTNMPLRKQISIDNLSYQEEDDWINYPKGIFAHLALAGFPVTQGYDLLFHGEIPNGAGLSSSASIEVVTAFGLLTLENYPIDTVKIALLAQKTENQFVGVNCGIMDQFAVANGKKDNAILLMCDTLEYRHVPFQSGSYKLVIGNTNKRRGLVDSAYNERRSQCEQAVVDLQKQFPNLTLLGQLNLAQFNDYKHLIQDETVRRRAEHVVEEIDRVLKSIEVLEANDLESFGKLMIGSHDSLRDLYEVTGLELDTMVAAALKVPGVLGARMTGAGFGGCTVSLVHEDSVQTFIDQVGAEYTEITGLTPSFYVCDIGNGVEQLEEAL; encoded by the coding sequence ATGGCAGATTTGCAAGCACTCAAAGAAACGTTTATTGAAATTTACGGACAATCCGCAGCGAAAATTTCGGCATTTCACGCCCCGGGTCGCGTGAATTTGATTGGCGAGCACACGGACTATAACGGCGGCTATGTATTCCCTGCAGCTTTGACATTCGGAACGACATTGCTGATTCGTCCACGCCAAGACCGCAACATTGGCTTCGCATCGACGAATATGCCCCTGCGCAAACAAATTTCCATAGATAACTTGTCCTACCAAGAAGAGGATGACTGGATCAACTACCCGAAAGGCATCTTTGCACACTTGGCGCTAGCAGGCTTTCCTGTCACGCAAGGTTACGATCTGCTGTTCCACGGTGAAATTCCGAATGGCGCAGGACTTTCCTCCTCCGCATCCATCGAAGTCGTCACGGCTTTCGGCTTGCTGACACTTGAGAACTACCCGATCGATACGGTGAAAATCGCACTCCTTGCGCAAAAAACCGAGAACCAATTCGTCGGCGTAAACTGCGGCATCATGGACCAATTTGCGGTAGCGAACGGTAAGAAGGATAACGCGATTTTGCTGATGTGCGACACGTTGGAGTACCGACATGTTCCTTTCCAAAGCGGCAGCTACAAGCTGGTTATCGGCAACACGAACAAACGCAGAGGTCTCGTCGACTCCGCTTACAATGAGAGAAGAAGCCAATGCGAGCAAGCGGTTGTGGATTTGCAAAAGCAATTCCCAAACCTCACGCTGCTCGGTCAACTCAATCTTGCGCAGTTTAACGACTACAAGCACCTGATCCAGGACGAAACGGTTCGTCGCAGAGCGGAGCATGTTGTGGAAGAGATTGATCGTGTTCTGAAATCCATCGAAGTGCTGGAAGCGAATGATCTGGAATCCTTCGGTAAACTGATGATTGGATCGCACGATTCTCTTCGTGACTTGTATGAAGTAACGGGCTTAGAGCTGGATACGATGGTAGCCGCAGCTTTGAAAGTGCCTGGCGTACTGGGCGCACGAATGACGGGCGCAGGCTTCGGCGGATGTACGGTTTCCTTGGTACACGAAGACAGCGTTCAAACGTTCATCGACCAAGTGGGCGCAGAATATACGGAGATTACAGGGCTTACACCAAGCTTCTACGTGTGTGATATTGGCAACGGTGTAGAGCAACTAGAGGAGGCGTTGTAA
- a CDS encoding AraC family transcriptional regulator, giving the protein MDKPYSYYVVSNPLPAGESELTVLFAGESQTKPEHRLGPKVYDYYLIHYVISGRGVFSSHGEEYLLGAGDSFVIEPEQLISYVSDEAEPWHYCWIAFTGVQAEKLVAATGLTTATPVIHTARNRHLPVLYRQIQMALKSKKPNAQLKATGYLSLLLGEYCEALASPAIAGAVTDAESDRIVQQAIHYLSTQYAEPITIEMMAESLGYNRAYVSRMFKRHTKVTPVTFLLKLRVDKARLLLRERLELTIEQIAASVGFYDPLYFSKQFRRWYGVSPSEYRQQMKSL; this is encoded by the coding sequence ATGGACAAACCGTACAGCTACTACGTCGTATCGAACCCGCTGCCTGCTGGGGAGAGCGAACTCACGGTTTTATTCGCAGGAGAAAGCCAGACGAAACCCGAGCATCGGCTCGGTCCGAAAGTGTATGACTACTACTTAATCCATTATGTCATATCGGGTCGCGGTGTATTCTCTTCACATGGAGAAGAGTACCTGCTTGGCGCTGGCGACAGCTTCGTCATCGAGCCCGAACAGCTCATTAGCTACGTGTCGGATGAGGCGGAGCCGTGGCACTATTGCTGGATCGCCTTCACGGGTGTGCAAGCGGAAAAGCTCGTGGCCGCCACAGGCCTGACGACAGCGACTCCTGTGATCCATACGGCGCGCAATCGGCACCTCCCTGTCCTTTACCGCCAGATTCAGATGGCACTGAAATCCAAGAAGCCTAACGCGCAGCTCAAAGCGACAGGCTATTTAAGTTTGCTGCTCGGCGAGTACTGCGAAGCGCTTGCCTCTCCAGCCATAGCTGGGGCGGTCACGGACGCCGAAAGCGATCGCATCGTACAGCAAGCGATTCACTACTTGTCCACGCAGTATGCGGAGCCGATCACGATTGAGATGATGGCCGAGAGCTTAGGCTATAACCGCGCGTACGTCTCGCGCATGTTCAAGCGGCACACGAAGGTCACGCCGGTTACGTTCCTGCTCAAGCTCCGCGTGGACAAAGCGCGCTTGCTGCTGCGTGAGCGGCTGGAGCTCACAATTGAGCAGATCGCGGCTTCGGTCGGCTTCTATGATCCGCTGTATTTCTCCAAGCAGTTCCGGCGCTGGTACGGGGTTTCGCCAAGCGAGTATCGACAGCAGATGAAGTCGCTTTAA
- a CDS encoding response regulator, which translates to MVALSKLKSIWTFIVIIALLIAVIATNFYQMFALKSTLDGVQLNWMPSIARIVKMQEIFTQERILLHKVVLETDREKLLKLIVDYQNGRGDFEYEYRTYAPYIISDEERKIYEAVAQKTVDYLKNGQLIIDAVQSGEFVRGNSILDQLSPKRLEADEQWHQWIDYNVQGTQRDVEQTTVQREYALGMGIIFTILAILIGVGLALRTRSVREYGERKLLREKEKAQSYLDLVEVMIVVLDRTSKIELINRKGCSLMGYQESELIGRDWFDVCVPEYLIGGRKSNFQSIMNGGAPQDHYEAAITIGSGEERIFEWNNSVIKTETGEVGGLILAGIDITERKQAEETLNQYKDHLEELVEERTSELESKNELLADAKELAESANRAKSEFLANMSHEIRTPMNAIIGLNHLLQQTALTDQQKDYVGKTAISAKSLLTIISDILDFSKIEAKKIVLERIDFDLYEVMSNISDMIGFSLYEKGLKLHFAIHHDVPQVLKGDPFRFNQVLLNLVNNAIKFTKEGEISVSVNVAAKGENDVLLRIDVKDTGIGMTPTQMGNLFRGFTQADMSTTRKYGGTGLGLVISKSIVELMDGHMQVESQFGEGSCFSFTVRFGRGSSHVFSAPIAAHLQFLRVLIVCQDEEMGLVLKRQLEQFQFVVSLVDSAQSALTHLPTSDRYDLVIIDWMLQDEKVHTLAQEIKSDYEKPPQVIVLISSYHEPDLQIKAQSPPVEKVLYFPISQSHLYNQIVDLFQDQLKIKKIGPHDDNDVKKLNLLRHAEVLLVEDNEINQQVAQEILQEMGIRVEVASNGYEALERTDRKRYDAILMDLQMPFMDGFETTRTIRATDKATPIIAMTADAMQGVKELVLEAGMDAYITKPFEAIQLYSVLQRTIQTAKESSYAQAAAAKAEPDAEPSVEKAGEEMISLDVAGALERLGHNTGLYQRIVTKFKNEYTEAIEDIRLAIVSEDVPKAVMLAHTLKGVTSNIGAMLLSEMASEMQICLQSGTTDHLRELLRSAEIELTSVNQAIATFLAAK; encoded by the coding sequence ATGGTAGCGCTCTCAAAATTAAAGTCAATATGGACTTTTATCGTCATCATAGCCTTGTTAATCGCAGTAATCGCAACGAACTTCTATCAAATGTTTGCACTGAAGAGTACCCTGGATGGCGTACAGTTGAACTGGATGCCTAGCATTGCTCGCATTGTGAAGATGCAGGAAATTTTTACCCAGGAACGAATTCTTTTGCATAAAGTGGTACTGGAAACCGATAGGGAAAAGCTGCTTAAGCTTATCGTGGATTACCAGAATGGCCGAGGCGATTTCGAATATGAATATAGAACTTATGCCCCGTACATCATCTCGGACGAAGAAAGAAAGATTTACGAGGCGGTCGCACAAAAAACGGTGGATTACCTAAAGAATGGTCAGCTCATTATTGATGCCGTCCAATCGGGAGAGTTCGTGAGAGGGAATTCCATCCTCGATCAGCTGTCTCCGAAGCGGTTGGAAGCGGACGAACAATGGCATCAATGGATTGATTACAACGTGCAAGGCACGCAACGTGATGTCGAACAGACGACAGTCCAACGTGAGTATGCATTGGGGATGGGGATTATTTTTACCATACTTGCCATTCTTATTGGGGTGGGTCTAGCTTTGCGGACGCGTTCTGTAAGAGAATACGGTGAACGGAAGCTGTTGCGGGAAAAAGAGAAGGCGCAAAGCTATCTTGATCTTGTTGAAGTGATGATTGTCGTGTTGGATCGAACGTCCAAGATCGAGCTCATTAACCGCAAAGGCTGCAGTTTAATGGGTTATCAGGAATCGGAGTTGATTGGCAGAGACTGGTTTGATGTTTGTGTGCCTGAGTATCTGATTGGAGGTCGGAAATCAAATTTCCAAAGCATCATGAATGGTGGTGCCCCACAAGATCACTACGAGGCAGCCATAACCATTGGTTCGGGTGAAGAACGTATTTTTGAATGGAATAACAGTGTCATTAAGACGGAAACCGGCGAAGTTGGCGGTCTGATCCTTGCTGGTATCGATATTACAGAACGCAAGCAGGCGGAAGAGACGTTGAATCAGTACAAAGATCATCTGGAAGAGTTGGTGGAGGAACGCACATCGGAGCTGGAGAGCAAGAATGAACTTCTTGCGGATGCAAAGGAGTTGGCCGAATCAGCGAACCGCGCGAAGAGTGAATTTTTAGCGAATATGAGCCATGAAATTCGGACGCCGATGAACGCCATTATTGGATTGAACCATTTGCTGCAACAGACAGCACTAACGGATCAGCAGAAGGATTACGTCGGGAAAACAGCCATTTCAGCCAAAAGCTTGCTCACCATCATCAGCGATATTTTGGATTTCTCGAAGATTGAGGCTAAGAAAATCGTGCTGGAACGGATTGATTTTGATCTGTATGAAGTAATGAGCAATATTTCGGATATGATCGGTTTTTCCTTGTATGAGAAAGGGTTGAAGCTGCACTTTGCGATCCATCATGATGTGCCTCAGGTGTTGAAAGGAGATCCATTCCGTTTCAATCAGGTGCTGCTCAATCTAGTCAACAATGCGATCAAATTCACGAAGGAGGGAGAAATCTCGGTCTCCGTGAATGTTGCAGCCAAAGGCGAGAACGATGTCCTGCTGCGCATTGATGTCAAGGATACAGGGATCGGAATGACACCGACGCAGATGGGCAATCTGTTCCGTGGGTTCACCCAGGCGGATATGTCGACAACACGTAAATATGGCGGGACAGGACTGGGTCTTGTCATTAGCAAAAGCATCGTAGAGCTGATGGATGGCCACATGCAGGTGGAAAGCCAGTTTGGCGAGGGAAGCTGCTTCTCCTTTACCGTACGGTTCGGACGGGGCTCGTCGCATGTGTTCAGCGCCCCGATTGCCGCGCATCTCCAGTTCTTGCGTGTGCTGATCGTGTGTCAGGATGAGGAAATGGGCCTTGTGCTGAAGCGTCAACTAGAGCAGTTCCAGTTTGTAGTGAGCCTGGTGGATTCTGCCCAAAGCGCCCTGACGCACTTGCCGACGAGCGATCGGTACGATCTCGTAATTATAGATTGGATGCTTCAAGATGAGAAGGTACATACGCTGGCTCAGGAAATCAAAAGCGACTACGAGAAGCCGCCGCAAGTAATCGTGCTAATTTCCAGCTATCATGAGCCAGATTTACAAATTAAAGCGCAATCGCCTCCGGTGGAGAAAGTGTTGTACTTCCCGATCTCGCAGTCACATTTATACAATCAAATTGTGGACCTGTTCCAAGATCAATTGAAAATTAAGAAAATCGGCCCCCATGATGACAACGATGTGAAGAAGCTCAATCTGCTTCGCCATGCTGAAGTGCTGTTGGTGGAGGATAACGAAATCAATCAACAAGTGGCCCAGGAGATTTTGCAGGAGATGGGTATTCGTGTAGAGGTGGCGAGTAACGGGTATGAAGCCTTGGAACGAACCGATCGCAAGCGGTATGATGCGATTCTGATGGATTTGCAGATGCCGTTCATGGACGGCTTTGAAACGACACGTACCATTCGCGCCACCGACAAGGCGACGCCGATTATTGCGATGACAGCCGATGCGATGCAAGGCGTGAAGGAACTCGTGCTAGAAGCGGGAATGGATGCTTATATCACGAAGCCTTTTGAAGCGATTCAGCTCTACAGCGTCCTGCAGCGGACCATTCAAACCGCCAAAGAGAGCAGTTACGCGCAAGCCGCAGCGGCTAAGGCCGAACCAGACGCGGAACCATCTGTGGAGAAGGCAGGTGAGGAAATGATCTCGTTAGATGTGGCAGGGGCACTGGAACGTTTAGGCCATAACACTGGCTTGTATCAACGAATCGTGACGAAATTCAAGAATGAGTACACAGAGGCCATTGAAGATATTCGCTTAGCAATTGTCAGTGAGGATGTCCCCAAAGCCGTCATGCTCGCGCATACGTTGAAGGGAGTTACTTCGAATATCGGTGCCATGTTGCTCAGTGAAATGGCGAGTGAGATGCAAATTTGCCTGCAGAGTGGCACGACAGATCACCTCCGAGAGCTGTTGCGAAGCGCTGAGATCGAGCTTACTAGCGTGAATCAAGCCATTGCAACCTTTTTGGCGGCAAAATAA
- a CDS encoding ABC transporter permease yields the protein MDLLSMLHAFFTKFSELINTTLVYSTALIFGALGGIYSERSGVVNIGIEGLMVSGAFASAVGAYYAEEANMGIWSPWIGLLCALLFALIFALIHAVATISFKANQVISGVVINFLAAGVTLYLVKVLFNGAGQTETLNDVFSKWEIPLLSKIPYIGYALFTAYPTTYIALILVFVTWYVLFKTPFGLRLRAVGEHPSAADTVGVKVKRVRYIAVLISGLFGGLGGATITLTTTSAFSHNTISGQGFIAMAAMIFGKWHPFGALGAAVFFGMAQALNNFMRLFDFSKDIPQEFLYMLPYVLTILVLAGAVGRAKAPSALGEPYDPGKR from the coding sequence ATGGACCTGCTCAGTATGCTCCATGCTTTTTTCACGAAATTTAGTGAACTTATTAATACAACGCTAGTGTATTCCACCGCGCTGATCTTCGGTGCTCTTGGCGGTATTTACTCGGAGCGTTCGGGTGTCGTCAACATCGGGATCGAAGGTTTGATGGTGTCAGGCGCGTTCGCTTCTGCGGTCGGGGCTTATTATGCGGAGGAAGCGAACATGGGTATTTGGTCACCGTGGATCGGGCTCTTGTGCGCACTGCTTTTCGCGTTGATCTTCGCTCTGATTCATGCGGTGGCCACGATTTCGTTCAAAGCGAATCAAGTCATCAGCGGCGTTGTCATCAACTTCCTAGCTGCGGGTGTTACTTTGTACTTGGTGAAAGTTTTGTTCAATGGAGCGGGTCAGACCGAAACCTTGAACGATGTGTTCTCCAAGTGGGAAATTCCGCTGCTGTCCAAAATTCCGTACATCGGCTATGCGCTCTTCACGGCGTACCCGACGACGTATATCGCGTTGATCCTGGTCTTCGTGACGTGGTACGTACTGTTCAAAACACCGTTCGGCTTGCGCCTGCGCGCCGTAGGTGAGCACCCTAGCGCCGCGGATACGGTCGGGGTTAAAGTGAAGCGCGTGCGCTACATCGCCGTGCTGATCAGCGGCTTGTTCGGCGGCCTCGGCGGTGCTACGATTACGCTGACGACGACGAGCGCGTTCTCGCATAACACGATCTCGGGCCAAGGCTTCATTGCCATGGCGGCGATGATCTTCGGCAAATGGCATCCATTTGGCGCGCTGGGCGCCGCGGTCTTCTTCGGGATGGCGCAAGCGCTCAACAATTTCATGCGGTTGTTCGACTTCTCCAAGGACATCCCGCAGGAATTCCTCTACATGCTGCCTTACGTACTGACGATCCTAGTTCTAGCTGGGGCCGTCGGCCGGGCGAAAGCTCCGTCTGCGTTAGGTGAGCCTTACGATCCAGGCAAAAGATAA
- a CDS encoding ABC transporter permease, translating to MNKVARIFTSESAVNPLVAIVLGLLFGALVMLAGGYNPIAAYGALFSRILGSPYDIGESIRAITPLILTGLSVAFAFRTGLFNIGAEGQFVMGMTGATFIGVKIHGLPWIIHAPLAVIVGALVGGLWGAIAGYLKAKRGVNEVITTIMLNWISLFLSNYIVNTFLLEPKQQRSYMIQDSASLSIGWLSDAMNHARIHWGTLVAILAAVVFYLILWKTKQGYELRAVGHNIDAAKYAGMNVNRNIVKAMFISGIFAGLAGVFEVLGVFHYQVVAAGTPGYGFDGIAVSLLGANNPIGVVLGSVLFGGLSYGSAGMSFGADVPPEIIRIVIGSVIFFVATQGIVKWVLIPFYGKRKKERAS from the coding sequence ATGAATAAGGTTGCTCGCATTTTTACAAGTGAATCAGCGGTCAATCCCCTCGTGGCGATCGTGCTTGGATTGTTATTCGGAGCGCTCGTGATGCTGGCTGGCGGTTACAATCCGATTGCGGCTTATGGCGCACTGTTCTCGCGGATTTTAGGCAGTCCGTACGATATCGGTGAGTCGATTCGTGCGATTACACCGCTCATTTTGACAGGCTTATCGGTTGCTTTCGCTTTCCGTACGGGGCTGTTCAACATCGGTGCGGAAGGTCAATTCGTGATGGGGATGACGGGAGCTACCTTTATTGGGGTCAAAATTCATGGCTTGCCATGGATCATTCATGCACCGCTTGCGGTCATTGTCGGCGCTTTAGTTGGCGGACTGTGGGGAGCCATTGCAGGTTATTTGAAGGCGAAACGCGGCGTTAACGAAGTTATCACCACGATTATGTTAAACTGGATTTCATTGTTCCTCTCCAACTATATCGTGAACACCTTCCTGTTAGAGCCGAAGCAGCAACGCTCTTATATGATTCAGGACTCCGCTTCGCTCAGTATCGGCTGGTTGTCTGACGCCATGAATCATGCGCGGATCCACTGGGGAACGCTGGTTGCCATTCTGGCTGCGGTCGTTTTCTACCTGATTCTGTGGAAAACAAAGCAAGGCTACGAGCTGCGCGCCGTCGGACATAATATCGATGCCGCGAAATACGCGGGCATGAATGTGAATCGCAACATCGTGAAGGCGATGTTTATTTCCGGGATTTTCGCGGGATTGGCGGGTGTGTTCGAGGTGCTCGGTGTCTTCCACTACCAAGTGGTGGCGGCGGGAACGCCAGGGTACGGCTTCGACGGGATTGCGGTATCGCTTCTCGGGGCGAACAATCCCATCGGGGTTGTGCTAGGCTCCGTTCTTTTCGGTGGATTATCCTATGGTTCTGCGGGGATGAGCTTCGGTGCGGATGTGCCGCCTGAAATTATCCGTATTGTTATCGGTTCGGTGATCTTCTTCGTAGCGACCCAAGGTATCGTGAAATGGGTACTGATCCCGTTCTATGGCAAGCGCAAGAAAGAGAGGGCATCGTAA